A DNA window from Streptomyces sp. B21-083 contains the following coding sequences:
- a CDS encoding glycoside hydrolase family 43 protein: MITSADLGDGTYRNPVLNADWSDPDVLRVGDDFYLTASSFGRAPGLPLLHSRDLVNWTLVGHALERLWPAAEFTVPRHDCGVWAPSLRYHDDRFWIFWGDPDHGIFQVNAPAVRGPWTSPHLVKEGKGLIDACPLWDEETGEAYLVHAWAKSRSGVKNRLTGHRMHPEGTGLLDEGKVIVDGDRIPGWFTLEGPKLYRHDGWFWILAPAGGVDTGWQGAFRSRDFFGPYEERIVLEQGDTDVNGPHQGGWVRTSAGEDWFLHFQQRGPYGRVVHLQPMSWGADSADGWPVMGDAGAPVAVHRKPDLPVQSPAAPATDDDFPGGRYGRQWQWTANPHDGWATQHSGDGLRLSCVRSADAHDLRKLPNILTQRLPGIACEVEVDLRLDSEEPGARAGLALLGDSFGWIGLERAHDGTVRLVHRFAESVAERERDAGRPRVAPEGRARLRIAIGAGARCRFSYDLGAGDGWESSGPVFAATPWRWVGALLGLFALAPADGGHAGAATFTQFRVSSL, from the coding sequence GTGATCACCAGCGCCGATCTCGGCGACGGGACATACCGCAACCCGGTCCTGAACGCCGACTGGTCCGACCCGGACGTCCTCCGGGTCGGCGACGACTTCTATCTCACCGCGTCCAGCTTCGGCCGGGCCCCCGGCCTGCCACTGCTCCACTCCCGGGACCTCGTCAACTGGACTCTCGTCGGTCATGCCCTCGAACGCCTGTGGCCGGCAGCCGAGTTCACGGTTCCGCGCCACGACTGCGGGGTCTGGGCGCCCTCGTTGCGGTATCACGACGACCGCTTCTGGATCTTCTGGGGCGACCCCGACCACGGCATCTTCCAGGTCAACGCCCCTGCCGTACGCGGCCCTTGGACCAGCCCGCACCTTGTCAAGGAGGGCAAGGGGTTGATCGACGCGTGCCCGCTGTGGGACGAGGAGACCGGCGAGGCGTATCTCGTGCACGCCTGGGCCAAGTCCCGGTCGGGCGTGAAGAACCGGCTCACCGGCCACCGAATGCACCCCGAGGGCACGGGACTTCTGGACGAGGGCAAGGTGATCGTCGACGGCGACCGCATCCCCGGCTGGTTCACCCTTGAGGGACCGAAGCTCTACAGGCACGACGGCTGGTTCTGGATCCTGGCGCCCGCCGGGGGAGTGGACACCGGCTGGCAGGGCGCCTTCCGCTCCCGTGACTTCTTCGGGCCGTACGAGGAGCGGATCGTCCTGGAGCAGGGGGACACCGACGTCAACGGGCCCCACCAGGGCGGCTGGGTGCGCACCTCGGCGGGCGAGGACTGGTTCCTCCACTTCCAGCAGCGGGGCCCGTACGGCCGTGTCGTACACCTCCAGCCGATGAGCTGGGGGGCGGACAGCGCGGACGGCTGGCCCGTCATGGGTGACGCCGGAGCCCCCGTCGCCGTACACCGCAAGCCGGACCTGCCGGTGCAGTCGCCCGCCGCGCCCGCCACCGACGACGACTTCCCCGGCGGACGGTACGGCCGTCAGTGGCAGTGGACGGCCAACCCCCATGACGGCTGGGCCACGCAGCACTCGGGGGACGGGCTGCGGCTGAGCTGCGTACGCAGCGCCGACGCCCACGACCTGCGGAAACTCCCGAACATCCTCACCCAGCGGTTGCCCGGCATCGCATGCGAGGTCGAGGTGGATTTGCGGCTCGACAGTGAGGAGCCGGGGGCGCGGGCCGGGCTGGCCCTGCTGGGTGACTCCTTCGGCTGGATCGGCCTGGAGCGGGCCCACGACGGGACGGTCCGGCTCGTCCATCGGTTCGCGGAGTCCGTCGCGGAGCGCGAGCGGGACGCCGGTCGGCCGCGAGTGGCTCCCGAGGGGCGGGCCCGGCTGCGGATCGCGATCGGGGCGGGAGCGCGCTGCCGGTTCTCCTACGACCTTGGCGCCGGGGACGGCTGGGAGTCGTCCGGGCCGGTGTTCGCGGCCACCCCCTGGCGTTGGGTCGGTGCCCTGCTCGGGCTCTTCGCGCTCGCGCCCGCCGACGGGGGACACGCCGGCGCGGCCACGTTCACGCAGTTCAGAGTCAGTTCCTTGTAA
- a CDS encoding PmoA family protein yields the protein MNQNQMPNESLVLRVAGRPVGRYTGRPELPLRHAPRPYLHPVTTLAGTAVTELSPADHTHHLGVGVAIPDVEGHNFWGGRTYVGDQGPTELDNHGAQRHTAYQLRDPDGFVEELRWMVGGGELLRERRTVAATELTSSAWALDFTFSLTNITSAPLSIGSPATNGRPGAAYGGFFWRARKEAGSPDVFTAATEGESAVHGTRADWVALAGANWTLVFAGATEQTRRDPWFVRAEEYPGVGSSLASDERLLIGPGETAVRRIVTVVADGRLDRGEAAVLVRKAVSP from the coding sequence ATGAACCAGAACCAGATGCCCAACGAGTCGCTGGTCCTGCGGGTCGCGGGCCGCCCGGTCGGCCGCTACACCGGCCGGCCGGAGCTGCCGCTCCGCCACGCGCCCCGCCCGTATCTGCACCCCGTCACCACCCTGGCCGGCACCGCTGTCACCGAGCTCAGCCCCGCCGACCACACCCACCACCTCGGCGTCGGTGTCGCCATACCCGATGTCGAGGGGCACAACTTCTGGGGCGGGCGCACCTACGTAGGGGACCAGGGACCGACCGAGCTGGACAACCACGGAGCCCAGCGGCACACCGCCTACCAGCTCCGCGACCCCGACGGCTTCGTCGAGGAACTCCGCTGGATGGTCGGCGGCGGCGAACTGCTGCGTGAGCGCCGTACGGTCGCCGCCACCGAACTCACCAGCTCCGCCTGGGCGTTGGACTTCACCTTCTCCCTCACCAACATCACCTCCGCACCCCTCTCCATCGGCAGCCCGGCCACCAACGGCCGCCCCGGCGCGGCCTACGGCGGCTTCTTCTGGCGGGCCCGCAAGGAAGCCGGCAGTCCCGACGTCTTCACGGCCGCCACCGAGGGCGAGTCGGCGGTCCACGGCACCCGCGCCGACTGGGTCGCCCTGGCCGGCGCCAACTGGACCCTCGTCTTCGCCGGTGCCACCGAACAGACGCGCCGCGACCCGTGGTTCGTCCGGGCCGAGGAGTACCCGGGGGTCGGCTCGTCGCTCGCGTCCGACGAACGACTGCTGATCGGGCCGGGTGAGACAGCCGTACGCCGGATCGTCACGGTCGTCGCCGACGGGCGCCTCGACCGGGGCGAGGCCGCGGTTCTCGTACGGAAGGCGGTGAGCCCGTGA